In Heliangelus exortis chromosome 19, bHelExo1.hap1, whole genome shotgun sequence, the genomic stretch CCCACATTGCATCCTCAAAGGAGGGGATGTGTCCTTGCCCACAACACAAACTCTAAGTAATTATCATttccagcatgaaaaaaaacactttaatgAGCTCTCTGCTGCATGTAGAAAAAGATTTGAGTGACTTCAGGTCAGTATTAATCAGTAATAATTCCTGTTCAGAAAGTGACTCCTTCAGAGGTGCTCACAGCTGGAGGGAGATATCCTCATTTTCAGGGTAATTCCTCTGAAGGTCTTTCCCTTTGAGCTTTAACAGTGCATTTTCAACATGCTCTTTGCAACACAGATCTAATTCCTTCTAGCTGATACACCAGCAAAATAGTGTAATAGTAGAGCAGTAAAAACAGTGTTTGTGAGAAGATTTTGCCTAGCAGGAAACAAGAGATCATGTGAGAAGAGTGTAATAGTTGAGGCTGATCATACCCGCCAAAACAAGAGACATTCCCATGGTTCATAAAACATCCAGAAATATTATGGTCCAGTGCCATAGTTTATTGAGAAGTTTTGAAATTCTCCTATTAGCTAAGTAACAATTTGACTTGCTTAATATTTTCACTGTCATTTcacacacttttatttttttctaggcCCAAAATGTTCAACACAGCAAGGACATGACTCTTGCCAGCAACCGTAGTCTGGCAGAAGGCAATCTTTTGTACCAGCCAAAGCTGGAGACTTTGAAATCAAATTTGACTGAAAAATATCAGGAGCTGCAAGTCCTTTTTGAAGCATAccagataaagaaaacaaaactaggTAACATTTTCTGTTGACAGTtgtgatttgcttttttctgcGTGCACGTTTCttatttggtttttggtgtCTCATTTTTAGATGTGTGAATTAGGGTACAAAATGAAATGTCATTCTGAGGTAGATCATGCTCCTAGTGATTTATGAAGTATCTGTTACACCTAGTAGCAGACACTGAGGATTCTTTCTATGAGGATTCTATTACTGTGTGGTTACCTCCCTATTGTTGACCTACGGGTCTGTAAGTGATCGAATTAATTTACCTTgctaaaaagcaaagcacaatTTGAATTTTCGTTGATGTATCATAAATCAAACAGCATATTACATTTAACTTCCTCATTTCATACTGAATTACCAAGTGTTGTGCATCTGATACTGCACAAAGTGCTTTGTCTTTCAGCACCCCTGTAATCACATTTTGGCTTTTAGCGCTGACAGCATCCCTAAACGactcaatttattttcttacagtaGATCATGCTGTCATGGACAGTGGAGTGTGCTGGTTGTATGTGTGTGCCTGTGCTTGCTGAGGCTGTACAGCTTCAGTTAGATGTCACTTGTTGTCATTTGCTGTCCTTTTTGTGCCATTACAGACAGACAATCCAGTAACGCTTCCCTGGAGACGCTGCTCGCGCTGCTTCAGACAGAGGGGGCCAAGATTGAGGAGGACACGGAGGTAAGGGCTGCCCTTCAGTTCTGCCCCTTACACCATTACCAAGGGCTCTCAGTGCAATAGCTGCAGGGTTGTGGTGAACATGTAACAGGCTAAAGGggtatttttcaaaaagtggTCTGGTTTCTGCTTTGAACGTCAGTCATTTGGTTTCGGGGACAATTTTTTTATCCGAGTAATTTTTTTACTCTCGAAGTCTTTGATGTTTGAGAGAAAactcttcagaagaaaagaaagccaagCTCTCTTAGTTCCTTGGCATAGTGTATAAATGTgaaagtttggtttttttaatggtgtttgCCTGGTATATGATTAATCCATTACAAATGTCAATTAGTAACCTAAAGAAAAACTGCCTGCCCTGTTTTTTCTCCCACGTTTCTGGTGAAAAATTCCATTATGATTTGAACATATCTGTCTAGGCACCAGTACTCACTGCTGCTGTGCTACAAGTGCTTGAAGGCtgatctgttttcagaaaaatggaggtgtttggcttttttaatttctttgcctGTAGGACATTCTCTAGAACCACATCAGGGGAAAAATCTGCTTAAAGTCCCTGAGCTGTGATCACACAAAGGCATTCCCAGGACAGTTGGAATTTTGTGATTATATGTATGGTCACTTCTCTTTATGAAACCTCATTTACCCAAAGCTACAAGGAAGTGTGAGCATTAAGCCAGGCTTAGCAGTAATCTGCCTCTCTGTACTGAGGCTTGCAGAGTTAGTTCTCAGTGTTTCTGTTGGCATTGCAAGCAGTGCAGAGCTGTAATTCAGCTTAGCTGGCAAACTGGAAAGCTGTTGAACTTGATATGTACCCATCTCTGGTGATCAGGGGAATGTTCAGAGCTAGTTTCAGATGTTCTTACTGCTGTTGCTTCGGTGTAAATTTAAGCAAAGATGATACTGAGCTCCCAGTGCTTCTGTGAGTAATAGCTACTCCAAAACTGTGCTCAGAATTCTTAGTGTGCCAGTCCTCTTCCATATGCAAGCTGGAAAATCACAGGCAAAATGATGCTATTTTTAGGATAGAAGCCATTTAGATTCTCTTGCAGTATGCTGTTTTCTCAAAGATTCTTCCCTCCTTGACAGAAGATGGCAGAAAAATTTCTTGATGGTGAAATCCCACTGGATTCCTTCATCGATGAGTACCAGAGCAAGCGCAAGCTGGCTCACCTGCGGCGGGTGAAAATTGAGAAGCTCCAAGAAATGGTGctgaagggacagagacttcCCCAGGTCCAGCCACAGGCTCAGCCCCGACCGCCCGACCCAACACCAGCACCTCAAGATTCCTACACTTTGGATGCAACCCCTCCTCCTGCCGTTGTGCCCCGACGGATACCTCCCCCTCCACCTTCCTCGGTCCCTGCAGGACGTTTCCCCACTCCCTTCACTGCAGCCATGAGTTCAGGACCTCCTCTTGCTTTTCCAGGTGCTCCctatcctcctcttcctcctcgaCCAGGAGCTCAGTCTGCAACTCAAACACCACAGCCAGGATACCCGTCTCAGTTTGTACCACAGTACCCTCCACCTCTTCCCCAAAGACCACCTCGCCTTCCACCACACCCTGGCTTTATCCTCCAGTGAATATTTTGGTGTCCTGACTTACCTATTGgtgcttctgtttcctttctctccccatCAGAGACTTGATGTAGGCAATGAAAGCCTCTGGTTTTTGCACAACGGAGTACAAAAATCCAAGCTGTGGCACAGAGGTTTGCAGTTACATTTGGTAAATGTGATTATCTTTGTTCTCAAATATCAGTGACCACGAGGTCTGTCTAGGAAGGGGGTAGGGTCTAAGTTTTGTAAATCCATCAAATTGTGAAACAACGTAGAGTGGATTTCCTGACACTACAAACCTGAATTCTTTAGTGATGGTGAATCAGCATCCTTTTCTGCTCTCATGCTGGATGGATGTGTGGCAAACTGGGAGCTGTTTGTCTCTCTAAAGAATTCCTTGACAGTGCCAGTGTTTGGATAGTAACAACCATATGTGAGTCCTGGGCAGAGCATCCTTTGCAGCCTGCCCAGACAGCAGCATTTTGTGGCCAGGTGCACAACGTTTCTAAAGCTCACTGAGCTGAAACTTGTCAGAAAATGTTCTGTGGTTTTTGCAACAGTGAAAGTTACAAGAGTTTCATTTCTACATTTCAGTCATTTCCATAAAATTTTCACAGTAGAAGCACACACTCCTCCCACTTCTAAAGAGCTTGAGACCCTGAAGGTCCTGGTCTCTTGAAATTAAACTAAACTGTAGAACCAGTTTAGAGTTTTATAGAAACTTTACcaggcatttttatttccttgtctATTAATACTCTTTCTTacaggttttttatttaaatgttccACACCTTGGATAcagcagtgatttttatttttttttttacacaggtgCTTAGCTTTTGATATCATGTGATTCCAGGAATCTAAGCAGGGTATTTTCTTATTCAAATACTGGGTTTTCATGTGATTATCCACTTGAAGCTCCACAGTTTCATTTTATTCTCCCAACTCTGTCTCTCACTTGGAAGAGTTATTTTTaactttcccatttcctttaGTTTTGCAGTTTTTGGCATCCATCTCTGTCTGGAATTTGCAGGTAACATTCTTCTGCAAGCAGGCAAAACAGGAAAGCTTTTTGAACTCCATGCTGGCTGTTTGCATATTACATAATTCTTTCTTGACTTTCTTGTGCCTCTGAAAGGGGGAGGCAATTTAGGAGAGCTCAGATTTCGTTCTCAATGTGACTTTTGAAGCCTGAAGTGCAGACACATGCTGGTATTTTAATCTGGCAATGGGGGAGACAAATCTTAACACTTGTTCCTTGCAGAGAATTTGTCCAGAAATTCATTGCCAATTTCTCACATCCGTGAACAACTTCCAATTAATTCACAATACTTCAGGAAACTCACATTCCAGAATCTGTCCTAGCCCCTTGATTATTTCAAGACACTTTCGCATCATTGTCCTGGAGTACACTACGTTGTTTGGAAAGACTGTATTCAGtcaaaagagaatttttatttatttgtttttacatAAGGCCCTTGACTATTCCTTAATCATTTCCTCTGGAGTGTGGCAGTTGCTAGCAAATACTAATCTGAAATTAAGCTCATAACAGGAAGTTCTCCATTCTGAAAATATGATTGTTTGGCTTGCTTTGCCTTCTGAAAACAAAGGGCAGAAGGTTGGTTGGTGTCATTGGCATCTGAACCCCAGTGCAAGTCTAGAGGGTTTTGTGAAGCAATGTGCATTGGATTTGTTTGCaaagtgtgttttttctgtaatcTAGTGATGGTACAggatgtggtttggttttttttattttttaaataatgtaatatCTTGGTATTCTTTTCTCACTGAAGCTTTGTATAAGCATGGTTAATTATGACTCGtttcaaagtaattttgctGTGCTGTTAGTGCTGATATTTGGATGGCAGCTCTTGTATCTGAATGCTAAACATGTCTGCTGTAGAAATTATTCCTGTCCTAGAAAGAATTAAAGTAGGTTGGGGGCTACCAGGGTGGTAACTGAGTACAGAAATTCCTTTGAGCCTGCTACACAAAAATCTCTAAAACACTCTCAAATTAGTTTTGCTAACATTGAATAAAAACAGCCAGGTGTATTTTACACTTATCAAGtgccaacttttttttctgagggttGAGAATCCTCTGAAGTGTTGGAGGTGATGGATAAGTGTATTGTGAATTTGCACTGCCTTTTATGTATCTAACTCTATTGGTATTAGgagtctaaaaatatttttactacttgttaaattttctgtcttttggtAACTTTTGTGATAACGTGACCTTTCAGGGATACTTTATCTAAAAACAAGACTCTTGTGCAAACTAAATACAGACAAAGCTAATGCAATTTTTCTGGGAGAAAGCAGACCAATGCATTATTGCATATGCCTGTGGCTGATGTGCCTTAGGATCACTACTTGTGATTGTAATACTAGGATATTAGCATTTTTATCATTTGAATGGCCATTGCTTAACTCTAATTTAAGGGCTCTTCAAGAGcactttctgttaaaaaaaacctcaccctcatacagaaaaaaaaaaaaaaaggctgtgtcTGCTATTTGCAAGCTTATAGTTGCCTTCACTGATGGGTAAGTTTGAACATAGAGGTAATGTAATTAATGTGATGTTTCAGTTATAGCAATCTGGTAACTGAAATCCAGCTGCTCGTGGGAAACGTTTTGCCATTaactgtgtgtgtttgtgcacacAAACTGTAAATATATACTTGATGCTGGTCATGTTTAAaggtaaaggagaaaaatgactGTGGAGAGCTGTTTAAACCCTTccagaaacaaacacaacaaaacactAACTTGAACGAGTTGGGCAAGAGATGTGTTGGTGCTTTGGACCTCTTGCCCTTCAACAGCTTCTCCTGTTCTTTTGTAGCTAATACATAAATTCTGCTATGGGTAGGATGTTTAGGATCATACTAATTTGCACTGTTTATAAGATAGTGAGATTAAAATGCCATAGGCAAGCTGAGACTTGAGCGGGGGTGACTCAGTATGCTTgccaaaatatatatatatatattattattatgttgTCTTGAGGATTTTTCATGTTTGCTGCAAATAGCATATACTTCCCCAAAGCAATTGGactggagaaaaatcttttaaaaacgATGTGTAACAAGGCTTTAGAGTGTGGTAGCATTGAAAATGCTCTCTGTAGTTGGTGTGACTTCTgccagtctttttttttgtgtgcagttTTGTGAGTGCTGACTAATCCAGGTGTCTgctgtttggttgtttggtgAAGGATCAGCACTGAAGGCTTCCAGCTCCAGGATGAATTTCCCTGCACTTCAGTGCTGTCTCCTGGAGGAAGCAGAGTGGGttgtcccagcacagctgctcacAGAGGTCACCTTGTGACCAGGGGACTCTGCAGAAGATAAATTCTTGTGTGACGCTGGGAGGCAGAGCCTTGGGCACAGTCCTGCCCTGGGTAATGGTTATGTTTAGTGCCCCAACTTCCACAACCTCAGTCTTGACCTCTTTTGGGACTTCTCTGCCCTCTCAAACTGGAATAATGACTTAGATACAGTGCTCAAATCAACAGTTCCTGTAGCCTGAGTGTAAAGCTACTTGGCAAACAAGGAGTTCAGAGGAGGTGGAGTTGTCCTGCACCTCAAGTTCCTCTGTGTAATCTTGGACAGTAATAAAAGGGCAATTTTATGTGCCTGGTGAGTTGTGGAACGTACAGTGGATTTGTTTGCATAATAAAGTCTTTCTGTAATCTACTGTGgtctgattttaaataaaatagcatATCTCTCTTGGTGTCATGGTGCTCTGGTGGCTTCATTTAATCAGGGTGCAGCTCACATCTTTCAGTACTGATGGTGgatttgaaaaagagaaaacttgcATTTCTGCCAAGGCAAGTTAGGAGAAATGAGTCAACCAAAGTTATTTAGGAACATGAGTCAGAGGGCAGAAAAGACCTGATGTAATTTTCCCTGATAATCTGTCGCTTGAATAGCAATGAGAAATAGAAACCCTGTTGCAAAGCAACTGATAAGACGTGGAAGAAAAGCCCTTTTTAAATGGTTTCTTGATGGGTTCTGTTTGTGGTGGCTGAGGGATGTTCCCTACCCTTCTGCTGATGCAGAACTAGGGAACAGGAAAGCTGGCAGTGCTGACTCAGTGCTGGTGGGCAGGGGAGGAGATGGCATTCTGTAAAAACTGCAGTTCTGAGGCTGGGCTTGAAGAATTTCCAGCTTGAAGATGTGCAGAAAACACCAGGTGGTGGCAGTTCTGAGGCCCAGGACTCGTGGGCACCAGGAGATGGTTCTGGAGGggatttttctgtgtgaagGGGGAGTAATCCAGGATGCTCACCTTGCCAGGTGGGGCAGTCAAATGTCAGTTGTATAATGGataaaaaacaacaccaaaaaaaaatgtcagcaatCCACTGGCAGCATTTCCCATGGTGTTGACTTGTCCTTTCTCTCTGGAACCTGACTTTGAAGGTTCTGCAAGCCCACACAGATCCCTCTGTAGCTCTTGTTCCTGTAATTTGAGTCCTCTCCTGGCTGTGTATTAATAATCAACCCTGAGACACGTCTGCTGTGGGGATGTCTGTTGACCTCTCTGAGACTTTGTCACCCAGAAAAGGACACGTGTAATTACTTTTGAATTCTTCTGTGGGATTTTTGGCTCAGCTGAGGTTTTAGGGAAGTTTTCCTGAGCCTGGTGCCTTCTCCCTGAAGCAGCCTGGCCCTGGGCAGACTGGGGGGCTCttggtctcaggtgaggccaaatcttcattttatttcctacCTGCAGGACAAATCACAGATTGCTGAGGCTGGGAGACTCCTTAGCACACACATTAAACCCTGGCTCCTGCTGGAGGCTAAAGGctattttctgctgctccttatTACCTCCAACCTCTTCAAGGGTGCTTGTTCTGCACTCGTGTAGGTGAGGAGcaggaattctttttttttttcttcaaagctaAAAACATTTCCTCTCACCACACCTTCCAAGGTGCCAGCAGAGTTGCACGTTGTCCTGTAACCCTTGCTCAGAATGGGGCTGATTTCTGAGAGCTCCATGAGGAGCTGCCTTGCATCCTGGGGAGGATGGGAGGTGGCAAAGTGGCTGCACTGAAGGAACAGCTGGTTGAggagaaaatgctgaatttgggaTGAATGTGGAAATGTAATAATATCCTTTGGGCTGGGGTGTGTGTTACTTGTCTCACACTACCAGCATGGGTAGATGGTTAGTAAGGGGGCTGCATaatactctgatttttttctgttttggtttaaaCTGGCATCCTTAGGAAGCATTTAATTATTGTAATACTTTTgtattttcaagtaattttccTGATTGGGCTGTTCAGGAAGTATTTGAGAATAGAGGCAACTGGTGCCTTAGTCCCCACTTCTGGCAGGTTTGGCACAGAAGAGCAATAAAATAACTTGTAAATGGGTGGCTGCTGCTCATGGCTTTAATTCAGGGCTCTCAGAACCATACTtttacagcagcttttttttttttttttttttaacctgactTCCTAGGGCATAGAACTGTTTTCTATTTGTGTGCTTGATTTCAgtgtttggggttggtttttttttttttttcaccccctgATCTGAGACACTTCTGTTTTGTAAACTCTGCTCTCTACAGGAATCCAGTTCCTGAACTTCAGCtgctttgtgtgtttgtgttcaAACTAATTTGTGGTTAGTGgagattttgctgctgcttgaaCCAAAGGGTGGGGAAAGGAGGGCTTTGATAACAGCCTGTCTGAAagctgcttcaggaaaaaataaattgcaccATCCTAACTTTGGTGGAAGGGAGCAGAATGCCATATTTCACAAATTTTGCACGGTTATTTTCCAGAGCTTTGCTTAGAGGCACTGAGTAAAGTTTGTTCTCAGTTGCACATCAAGTTAAACATCTTCCTGTCACCAGGGATACAATAATGGTATTTAAAGCCATGAGCCAACTGGATCCTGTACAGCAGGATGTCTTGACAGAGCCTCATAATAAACCTTTGTCTACAGAGTTTGCAGTTGTgagttctttattttatttttcatctttcaaagTGCTTTCCAACACGTACAGGAGTTAATAAAACCTTACCCAGGCAATAAGCTTCAGGTTGGTATAAAAAGTTACTTTAGCACAGAGCTTATACTTCAGGTGGCTTTTGGggcttgtttttattttttgctgctaTTCTTTGAGCCTTTGCTGGTCTGAGTTCTTGTATCTGCAGCCTCATTAAGAAACCCTCTCAGTAACTCATGGTGATCACTGAACAAGTGTCAGTTACCCACAGCATCCTTCTTAAAgccacattttaattttttaaaattctttaaactGTCACTAAAGCTGTGGCCAGATTTAGGGCAGTGAGCTCTGGGGCAATGAGTGTTTTTCCATTAGGAAATGTAATGGTGTGAGTGGGTAGGGTGATGTCAGGCTCCCATCCTTATCATGCTCTATAAATAAACTGTGAGCAAGTGCAGCAAGCACTTCCTTGAGCCAAAAGGCTTCTGAAAGACACAAAACtcagagggcagagctgctgtgtcaTGCCAGATATTGTCACTTGATGTGGCAGCAGCCACCTGAGGGACAGGGCTGGGTGAgcctctcccagctctccccttcCTGCTGTGAATCAGAGCCTCTTGGAAGCTTCAtggaaaggcagagcaggatggAAATCCTTGGGATGGAGAAGCTCTGGCTGTAACTTGCAGGATTAACCCAGCTGCTTGCCTTGCCCAGTAACACCAGTATTACCACCAAAGCCTTTTAGCGGGGCACGTGGCTGGCTGGGAAATGAGAACTGTGGCTTCTTGCTGTGCTGCCTGGAGTGGTTGCTCAGAAAACTGGAGAGGTTGTTCTGTGACGTGCAACTGCAGCAATCTTAAGCAGTCatgaggctgctgcagagctaaaataaaaaataaaataccttctAAGTGTGTTTTCCTCAGCTACAGCAACTTGTAAATCTAGCAGCCTGCATGACAGCCAATTGTTAATCACTGACACTAAGAGTTGGGGGGTTTATTGTGGCTTGTATGAAATCGGTTTGTAATGGGTTCTGCGGGCTGGAGAGGGCAGAAGGAATTAgatgaaaatgttaattttagtCTTTTTTCAAAAGGACCCTCACAAATCTCCTCTTAAACACAAAGGCTCTGTCTTGACCCCTTTGGCCACGCTCCAAATCCTTCAGCTCAGTTTCATTGGTGCATCCAGGTTGCTCCAAGAGGTGTGGTGACCCTCAGCCCCCACAGGTCCTCCCAGTAatgacagaatgaaaaaaaaaaaccaaacccaaaaaccaaaaaaccacaaaaacaaacaaacaaacaacaaacccccaaaaaaaacccccacatttcTTGCAGGTGTGTTCCCATGGGCCTGAGAAGCACAGGtagcagctgccctggctggaAGGCAGCACTGATCCTGCCCccatgctgctggggctggattggtttttatttatttaagctCCTTACCTTGGGTAAAGCTGCTGCTCACCCTGGCTGCCCCTGAGAGCCATGGGGTGGTGATGGGCAACAGAAATTAAtgtgctgccctgcctggaAGGTGAAGGGAAACCTTGGTGACAGAGACAGCTGCACAAATACAGCTCTATCTGCAGACAAATATTAACAATATATGCTAtcatatgtatgtgtgtgtgtgtatacaaaTATCAAtaaattatatatgtatatataaaaaaatatataaatatatataaatagagataaaaagaatatattatatataaaaagaaagaatatattATAAAGGATATATTATAAAGGAGCACACACAGcaccatacacacacacatatatatgctCTCCATAATATTTATAGAGAT encodes the following:
- the VPS37B gene encoding vacuolar protein sorting-associated protein 37B, with product MAVDVRRLEGLSLQELSALLDDEEQLQDMARGMEEAQNVQHSKDMTLASNRSLAEGNLLYQPKLETLKSNLTEKYQELQVLFEAYQIKKTKLDRQSSNASLETLLALLQTEGAKIEEDTEKMAEKFLDGEIPLDSFIDEYQSKRKLAHLRRVKIEKLQEMVLKGQRLPQVQPQAQPRPPDPTPAPQDSYTLDATPPPAVVPRRIPPPPPSSVPAGRFPTPFTAAMSSGPPLAFPGAPYPPLPPRPGAQSATQTPQPGYPSQFVPQYPPPLPQRPPRLPPHPGFILQ